CGATTTCATCGATGGGTATGTTTGTTCCTTGGTTATATGAAAGCAAAAGTTTGTTCGTAGTGTAGTTCTTATAAAATTTGTGCACGTCTCTTTTCTGATTTTGCAGGTATGACAAGCCTGTGAAGGGACGGAAGATTAACTGGATGAAGGCAGGAACGCTGGTATCAAACAGGGTTGTGACAGTGAGCCCATATTATGCTCAGGAATGTGTTTCAAGTGTAGAGAAAGGCGTGGAATTGGATAACATCCTTCGCATGGTTGGCATCACTGGTATTGTGAATGGCATGGATGCACAAGAGTGGAACCCAGCCACTGACAAATATATCTCTCCAAAATACAATGCTGCAACAGTACGTTTCCATGAGCACATGCATGTTTACAGCTTCTTTCCCAGTTTGTTCAAACTGGTGGATAATGTACCATTATTACCAAATTTCAGGTGATGGATGCCAAACCCCTTCTGAAAGAAGCACTCCAAGCAGAAGTTGGGTTACCTGTTGATAGGAATATTCCTGTGATAGGTTTCATTGGTAGACTTGAAGAACAGAAAGGTTCGGATATCCTTGTGGCAGCCATTTCCCAGTTTATTGAAGAGAACGTTCAGATAATTATCCTTGTAAGCATCACCCTGTAATGACTAATACCGCCGCTTCTGTTGCTAAAATGAAAATTGGAATAATTGTTTCTGGTATCCTTCTAGGGGACTGGCAAGAAGCACCTGGAGAAACAGATTACAGATTTGGAGAAATTGTATCCTGATAAAGCCCGTGGAGTGGCAATGTTCAACAGCCCGTTGGCTCATAAGATCATTGCTGGGGCAACTTTCATGTTGATCCCAAGTAGATTTGAGCCGTGCGGTCTCGTTCAGCTGCACGCCATGCGATATGGAACGGTACTGGCCTCTTTGACTCATCTTGCCAATTTGGCATTTGTACTGGATTCATATGTATATCCGCAGCATGGAATCAAATATGAAATACTGGTGGCTTTTTGATGCAGGTTCCAATTTGTGCCTCAACTGGTGGGCTGGTTGACACCGTCAAAGAAGGTTTTACAGGATTCCATATGGGTTCCTTCAATGTCGAGGTAAATGGTGTATGCCATACTTTTTGAGACAATTTgatcaaaattaatttgttgGGATTGTGAAGTATGTGACCCATTCGTGCAAATCTGTAATCAGTGCAAAGCTGTGGATCCTGTGGATGTTAAAGCACTGGCAACCACCGTGAAGAGAGCACTCAAAGCCTACAACACCCCTGCTTTGGCAGAGATTATCCAGAACTGCATGGCTCAAGACCTCTCATGGAAGGTGAGTCACATCTGTAAGGCAACTCTGGTTCCTAGCCCGTAATATCCTTTTTCACAATGTAACGATGTTGCCcccttttcctttcccttttccttttcgAATTAAACAGCAACCTGCTAAGAACTGGGAGAAGTTTCTGCTGAGCCTTGAGGTTGCTGGCAGCGAAGAGGGCATTGATGGGGAGGAGATAGCTCCTCTTTCTAAAGGGAACGTCGCAACTCCTTGAGTGCGCTTAAAGCTGTCCCTGGGGCTGCTAGTTTTGATCCATTACTACTATGGATGCTACTAACATAATTCCCAAGGGTATAAGGATGGATGTTATGTTGGTTATCTTCTCTCAACGAACAACTGCGGGCTGGTATACGTATAATAATTAGGGCGTTTTCCTTGGCGAGTAGGTGCAGTTCCGGTTGATGTACATTCCATCATTAAAACTACTAAAAAGAGACCCATCTGTGTGTCTCTTTGGTTGTATCTATAATCTTTCGATTGGAAGCAGCCTTCCCCTCAAATAAATTAAGTCTTTATCAAAGTATCCCAATCAAGTCCTCTAATCCACCtcaattaaattgtaatttgatAGTACAATCACATTTAATGTTTTCTCAAACACGTATGGGCTCAACAGCAACTCCAAAAGTTCAAACTAtgataaagaataaaaatgagaaaatagtactttttaaaaatagtaaaaaaatgaatatataggagaaatatgtaaataaaaaaataatgagtttttttaaatataaaacataaattttatcaatcatttaattagacataaacacaaattatttttatttttaatatgatcggaaataaaaataaaaatatttttatttaatatttttaataatacaagacagatccaaattttttaaaattacaaaataacttcaaaacatttttttgggTGTTTCTTATCATTTTTTGTTACAGAATTATGACAtcttttttaaactttttaatataaaatattttatacttggaacttaaaaacatttttccaaaaaagtacgtaaaataaaaacacaacaaTTCTCACCAACTGAACTTCAGATAAAATGAACCACTATTCTAAATAAACACTGCTTAACAAAGTTCAAAACAACTTCAATCTTTCAATCTACTCGcctcaaagaaaagaaaaaaataaatctaacccaTAACTTAACTAATTAGGGGATCAAAAACTATAAAGGgactgtttgttgcagcttaaaagctgtAACTTTTAGTTTCTAActtcaaaaaaattgagatgtagtgtttgttttaatttatagaattctaacttataacttttactaatttttagAAGAAGTAGAAGTTGACTTTTTCAAAACTGAGGTATTccagcttttacaacttctgcttaaatgaTTATagttttatgacaattttgcccttatttttaacaaaaaattacccTCTTATCTACGTAAtcatgagttttttttcttcacCACCATCTCCATTTTtaaatctctttctctctcttgccatcttcctctctctctatattttaattaatttttttataacacttgaaacttatacatatacactaattaatttttaaattatcattctataactattaagagtattatggacaattatacaaaaataagttattttacagtttatgatatcaaacaccacaactacttaactacaacttttAAGAAGTGTTGTAAACAGATTCACaatttattctaagttttagaagatATAATCTAAGAAGATataagctataatttctttaattaaactgcAACAAACGGAGCCGATCACTATGAGCTGAGAACGAAATATTGATCGTCGAGCGACCGTGAAAGGGGCAGCTTCTAATcatcaaacaaagaaaaaccGATGTCTCCATCACTGTCATCCACAACTTCTACCTACAAAGATGTTCACAACCAAGATTAGTAACATATGCCATCACCATGTCATGTCTTATCAAgttatatgtgtttgtgtgtgtgtgactaTGATTAAAGATTAGCATATACATGTATCTTGTTGGAGGTTCTAACTGCTTTCAGTTTGTCAATCAATTACCAGAAGTTGTAACGCACAACGAAGAATTGTGGAGAACTCTTTCCCTTTGTGTCCGTAGGAGGAGCCGAAGGGGCGGCGGCCGAGGCCGAGTCAGCCGCAGGTGCAGCGGCAGTGGCAACAGCAGCGGCGCCACCACCAGAGCCAACGTTCAAGATGAGATCATCAACGTTCCTCTTCTGAACGAGCTTAGCAAAGAGGCTCGGCAGGTAGGGCTCCACCCTCACGTTCGCGGCCTTAATAATGGCATTAATTTTCTCCGCCTGTTCACAACAATCCAAAAATATATTCAACCATTTCGGATAAGAAAAATCCTTCCAAAACAATCtcgaggagagagagagagagcgggaGGTTACTGTGATAGGAATTCCGTCATCGTAGAGAATCAAAATAGCGTAGGTGCAAGCAATCTCTCCGGCGTCAGACATTGTTTCAATACCGCTGATAGACAACTACAAGAAAACTGAAAGCAGCATTGTTCGATCAATTAGTCCATCGTTTGGAAGACCACCGAAAGACTGACTAAATGAAAATTAACTGAAAATCTACGTCTAGTCATGTCAGTGTCATGAATGTTGTCGccaaaaggaggaggaggaggaggaggaggaggagaagaaggagaaggagagggagagggattGAATCTCATCGCCGATGTTACCTACCTGTTGAAGACTGAAGATCGAGCTAagcttctctttctcttcttttgctgCAATGCTTGGTGAATTTGCCGGCAAATTTATATTAGTTGAAGAATCCTATTTGCATTGTGTTTTTGGATTTGTAATCTAATCACTAAATTATGGATTCCAAACCTATATCTATTAAACattgaattattaatattcattaattattatatatttatcatcCTTTGTTTATTGCTCTTGTATATATGACCCACCTATCGGGTGGGGACTGGGCCGTCCAAGCCCATTAGTGATCTCTTAAATAATTTAGGCCCATCCTTCGTGTATTGCTCTTGTATGGCCCACTCTATAGGGTGGTGACTGTGCCTTCCAAGCCCATTAGTGATctcttgaataatttaaattttaataaacgtAACTTCTATATTGcttattttattaaaagttaCATATAGAGTTTATTGGTATTTACTGTTCCTATAAAATTTTAAccttaatttttaacttttatattattttagcaAAAGATGTTAAGCAACCTATAAATAACCAACATGAGATAAATCTCTCCaataattaacaaaagaagCAAGCTTCATGCATCATGAGCCTAAAAATTCATAAGCATAACcaattaataatacaaaaataatcgCCAAGGTAAATTCTGGATAAAATGCACCAGTATTAGAATTAAAACCCCAACTCAACAAAGTTCAGAACAACTCCATCTCATTTTGACTCTTAATCTcttgggggaaaaaaaaaggaaaacccTAGCCGAATTTGACCAAGAACACTAAAACAGATAATAGCTAAAACACTGAAGACAAAATTTTGAGGGCTGGACTGTGGGGTGTTGATAAAGGACAAGGCATGCTGAAAAGGGAAGCTCCTAATCAAACAAGGAGAATCCCATGTCTTCATCACTTTCCTCCTTAGGTTCCTCCTGCGAACACATTCATATCCAAGATCATCAAAAGTGTCACCAAGATTAATAACATGTATAATGCCTAGTTTTATCAAACTATGTAGTACAGAGAGTTACTACCAAATTCTAACTGTTCTAAGACTTATATCCAAATCATACACACTAGGACAAAACTAGTATGTTTCAAACATACCTCCAAACCTTTAATATTATTGCCTAACACAACAACATCACTTGGGTGCCtaatttagaaaatcaaaattttgtaccATAGTCTGGAAAAAGACTGACAAAGTCAATAGGGGTAATATTTAATAATGGGCCTGAGGATTCAAGAAGAGGGCATTGTCTTAA
This genomic stretch from Diospyros lotus cultivar Yz01 chromosome 1, ASM1463336v1, whole genome shotgun sequence harbors:
- the LOC127790155 gene encoding granule-bound starch synthase 1, chloroplastic/amyloplastic, producing MASVTTSQFISRSSNFNAKVAGGSDPKATLAENGSKLVTHSGLRSLNRLDVLQLRTNAKAGAKQLKKNGSSTETSRAWQGAIKCGCGMTLIFVGAEVGPWSKTGGLGDVLGGLPPAMAANGHRVMTVCPRYDQYKDAWDTNVVLEIKVGDRVETVRFFHCYKRGVDRVFVDHPIFLERVWGKTGSKIYGPRAGLDYKDNQLRFSLLCQAALEAPRVLNLTSNKYFSGPYGEDVSFIANDWHTALLPCYLKTMYQARGIYKNAKVVFCIHNIAYQGRFAFSDFSFLNLPDQFKGAFDFIDGYDKPVKGRKINWMKAGTLVSNRVVTVSPYYAQECVSSVEKGVELDNILRMVGITGIVNGMDAQEWNPATDKYISPKYNAATVMDAKPLLKEALQAEVGLPVDRNIPVIGFIGRLEEQKGSDILVAAISQFIEENVQIIILGTGKKHLEKQITDLEKLYPDKARGVAMFNSPLAHKIIAGATFMLIPSRFEPCGLVQLHAMRYGTVPICASTGGLVDTVKEGFTGFHMGSFNVECKAVDPVDVKALATTVKRALKAYNTPALAEIIQNCMAQDLSWKQPAKNWEKFLLSLEVAGSEEGIDGEEIAPLSKGNVATP
- the LOC127793537 gene encoding 60S acidic ribosomal protein P1-like, translating into MSDAGEIACTYAILILYDDGIPITAEKINAIIKAANVRVEPYLPSLFAKLVQKRNVDDLILNVGSGGGAAAVATAAAPAADSASAAAPSAPPTDTKVEVVDDSDGDIGFSLFDD